The Magnolia sinica isolate HGM2019 chromosome 10, MsV1, whole genome shotgun sequence genome includes a window with the following:
- the LOC131257872 gene encoding cytochrome P450 724B1-like isoform X4, which yields MNWKLVFTMDGWFWSSAIVAFVGLIGLLLYLIISHFMPLYLKLGVAPKGSFGWPLVGETLSFLSPHASNTLGSFLQDHCNRYGKVFKSHLFCSPTVVSCDQELNNFILQNEEKLFQCSYPKPIHGILGTSSMLVVVGDTHKRLRSLALTLVSTTKSKPEYLNDIERIAIQIMDAWKDKKEVIFCEEARKFTFNVIVKQVLGLTPEEPQTSKILEDFLTFMKGLISFPLYIPGTPYARAVQARARISSTVKAIVEERRSKGENSAGNKKSDFLEILLSANSLSEDERVSFVLDSLLGGYETTSLLMALAVLFLGQSPAALQQLRVINEALRCGNIVKFVHRKALKDVRFKDYSIPCGWKVLPVFSANQSQSTCKIFTPFGGGPRFCPGSELAKVETAFFLHHLVLNFRWTTEGVDQPMAYPYVEFHRGMPLKVDRLG from the exons ATGAATTGGAAACTAGTATttaccatggatggatggttttggtCTAGTGCCATAGTGGCCTTTGTGGGGTTGATAGGTTTGCTTTTGTATTTGATTATATCCCACTTCATGCCTTTGTATTTGAAGCTTGGGGTTGCTCCAAAGGGAAGCTTTGGGTGGCCTTTGGTTGGTGAAACCTTGAGTTTTCTAAGCCCACATGCTTCAAACACTCTTGGAAGTTTTCTCCAGGACCATTGCAATAG GTATGGTAAAGTGTTCAAATCTCATCTGTTCTGTTCCCCCACTGTTGTCTCATGTGACCAGGAGCTGAACAATTTCATACTCCAAAATGAAGAGAAGCTATTCCAATGCAGCTATCCAAAGCCCATCCATGGGATATTAGGAACATCCTCCATGCTTGTAGTCGTTGGAGACACACACAAGAGGCTGAGGAGCTTGGCACTGACACTAGTCAGCACCACAAAATCAAAGCCTGAGTACCTCAATGATATAGAAAGAATAGCAATCCAGATCATGGATGCATGGAAAGACAAAAAAGAAGTTATCTTCTGTGAAGAAGCTAGAaag TTCACGTTCAATGTGATAGTAAAACAAGTTCTTGGGTTGACACCAGAAGAGCCTCAAACTTCAAAAATACTGGAAGATTTCCTCACTTTCATGAAAGGACTCATCTCCTTTCCACTATATATTCCAGGCACTCCATATGCAAGAGCTGTTCAG GCTAGAGCAAGAATATCTTCCACAGTGAAAGCTATAGTTGAAGAGAGAAGATCAAAGGGAGAGAACTCTGCTGGTAATAAGAAAAGTGATTTCCTTGAAATACTACTATCAGCAAATAGCCTGTCCGAGGATGAAAGGGTGAGCTTTGTACTGGACTCTTTGTTGGGTGGGTATGAAACCACCTCCCTCCTCATGGCATTGGCAGTTCTCTTCTTGGGTCAATCACCAGCTGCTCTACAACAACTGAGG GTCATTAATGAAGCTCTCAGATGTGGGAACATAGTCAAGTTTGTGCACCGAAAGGCCCTCAAGGATGTCAGATTTAAAG ATTATTCAATTCCATGTGGATGGAAGGTCCTCCCAGTTTTCAGTGCT AATCAGAGCCAGAGCACATGCAAGATTTTTACTCCATTTGGAGGAGGACCTAGATTCTGCCCAGGCTCTGAACTTGCCAAAGTAGAAACTGCATTCTTCCTTCACCATCTTGTACTCAATTTCAG GTGGACCACTGAAGGCGTTGACCAGCCCATGGCCTATCCGTACGTTGAATTTCATAGAGGAATGCCGCTAAAGGTTGACCGGTTGGGTTGA
- the LOC131257872 gene encoding cytochrome P450 724B1-like isoform X1, which translates to MDGWFWSSAIVAFVGLIGLLLYLIISHFMPLYLKLGVAPKGSFGWPLVGETLSFLSPHASNTLGSFLQDHCNRYGKVFKSHLFCSPTVVSCDQELNNFILQNEEKLFQCSYPKPIHGILGTSSMLVVVGDTHKRLRSLALTLVSTTKSKPEYLNDIERIAIQIMDAWKDKKEVIFCEEARKFTFNVIVKQVLGLTPEEPQTSKILEDFLTFMKGLISFPLYIPGTPYARAVQARARISSTVKAIVEERRSKGENSAGNKKSDFLEILLSANSLSEDERVSFVLDSLLGGYETTSLLMALAVLFLGQSPAALQQLRSEHESIRNVKGKEEYLNWDDYKKMEFTQHVINEALRCGNIVKFVHRKALKDVRFKDYSIPCGWKVLPVFSAVHLDTSLHGSVLDFHPWRWENQSQSTCKIFTPFGGGPRFCPGSELAKVETAFFLHHLVLNFRWTTEGVDQPMAYPYVEFHRGMPLKVDRLG; encoded by the exons atggatggatggttttggtCTAGTGCCATAGTGGCCTTTGTGGGGTTGATAGGTTTGCTTTTGTATTTGATTATATCCCACTTCATGCCTTTGTATTTGAAGCTTGGGGTTGCTCCAAAGGGAAGCTTTGGGTGGCCTTTGGTTGGTGAAACCTTGAGTTTTCTAAGCCCACATGCTTCAAACACTCTTGGAAGTTTTCTCCAGGACCATTGCAATAG GTATGGTAAAGTGTTCAAATCTCATCTGTTCTGTTCCCCCACTGTTGTCTCATGTGACCAGGAGCTGAACAATTTCATACTCCAAAATGAAGAGAAGCTATTCCAATGCAGCTATCCAAAGCCCATCCATGGGATATTAGGAACATCCTCCATGCTTGTAGTCGTTGGAGACACACACAAGAGGCTGAGGAGCTTGGCACTGACACTAGTCAGCACCACAAAATCAAAGCCTGAGTACCTCAATGATATAGAAAGAATAGCAATCCAGATCATGGATGCATGGAAAGACAAAAAAGAAGTTATCTTCTGTGAAGAAGCTAGAaag TTCACGTTCAATGTGATAGTAAAACAAGTTCTTGGGTTGACACCAGAAGAGCCTCAAACTTCAAAAATACTGGAAGATTTCCTCACTTTCATGAAAGGACTCATCTCCTTTCCACTATATATTCCAGGCACTCCATATGCAAGAGCTGTTCAG GCTAGAGCAAGAATATCTTCCACAGTGAAAGCTATAGTTGAAGAGAGAAGATCAAAGGGAGAGAACTCTGCTGGTAATAAGAAAAGTGATTTCCTTGAAATACTACTATCAGCAAATAGCCTGTCCGAGGATGAAAGGGTGAGCTTTGTACTGGACTCTTTGTTGGGTGGGTATGAAACCACCTCCCTCCTCATGGCATTGGCAGTTCTCTTCTTGGGTCAATCACCAGCTGCTCTACAACAACTGAGG tcAGAGCATGAAAGTATAAGAAAtgtgaaaggaaaagaagagtacTTGAACTGGGATGACTATAAGAAAATGGAGTTTACTCAACAT GTCATTAATGAAGCTCTCAGATGTGGGAACATAGTCAAGTTTGTGCACCGAAAGGCCCTCAAGGATGTCAGATTTAAAG ATTATTCAATTCCATGTGGATGGAAGGTCCTCCCAGTTTTCAGTGCTGTACATCTAGACACATCTCTCCATGGAAGTGTCCTTGACTTCCATCCTTGGAGATGGGAG AATCAGAGCCAGAGCACATGCAAGATTTTTACTCCATTTGGAGGAGGACCTAGATTCTGCCCAGGCTCTGAACTTGCCAAAGTAGAAACTGCATTCTTCCTTCACCATCTTGTACTCAATTTCAG GTGGACCACTGAAGGCGTTGACCAGCCCATGGCCTATCCGTACGTTGAATTTCATAGAGGAATGCCGCTAAAGGTTGACCGGTTGGGTTGA
- the LOC131257872 gene encoding cytochrome P450 724B1-like isoform X2 — protein MDGWFWSSAIVAFVGLIGLLLYLIISHFMPLYLKLGVAPKGSFGWPLVGETLSFLSPHASNTLGSFLQDHCNRYGKVFKSHLFCSPTVVSCDQELNNFILQNEEKLFQCSYPKPIHGILGTSSMLVVVGDTHKRLRSLALTLVSTTKSKPEYLNDIERIAIQIMDAWKDKKEVIFCEEARKFTFNVIVKQVLGLTPEEPQTSKILEDFLTFMKGLISFPLYIPGTPYARAVQARARISSTVKAIVEERRSKGENSAGNKKSDFLEILLSANSLSEDERVSFVLDSLLGGYETTSLLMALAVLFLGQSPAALQQLRSEHESIRNVKGKEEYLNWDDYKKMEFTQHVINEALRCGNIVKFVHRKALKDVRFKDYSIPCGWKVLPVFSANQSQSTCKIFTPFGGGPRFCPGSELAKVETAFFLHHLVLNFRWTTEGVDQPMAYPYVEFHRGMPLKVDRLG, from the exons atggatggatggttttggtCTAGTGCCATAGTGGCCTTTGTGGGGTTGATAGGTTTGCTTTTGTATTTGATTATATCCCACTTCATGCCTTTGTATTTGAAGCTTGGGGTTGCTCCAAAGGGAAGCTTTGGGTGGCCTTTGGTTGGTGAAACCTTGAGTTTTCTAAGCCCACATGCTTCAAACACTCTTGGAAGTTTTCTCCAGGACCATTGCAATAG GTATGGTAAAGTGTTCAAATCTCATCTGTTCTGTTCCCCCACTGTTGTCTCATGTGACCAGGAGCTGAACAATTTCATACTCCAAAATGAAGAGAAGCTATTCCAATGCAGCTATCCAAAGCCCATCCATGGGATATTAGGAACATCCTCCATGCTTGTAGTCGTTGGAGACACACACAAGAGGCTGAGGAGCTTGGCACTGACACTAGTCAGCACCACAAAATCAAAGCCTGAGTACCTCAATGATATAGAAAGAATAGCAATCCAGATCATGGATGCATGGAAAGACAAAAAAGAAGTTATCTTCTGTGAAGAAGCTAGAaag TTCACGTTCAATGTGATAGTAAAACAAGTTCTTGGGTTGACACCAGAAGAGCCTCAAACTTCAAAAATACTGGAAGATTTCCTCACTTTCATGAAAGGACTCATCTCCTTTCCACTATATATTCCAGGCACTCCATATGCAAGAGCTGTTCAG GCTAGAGCAAGAATATCTTCCACAGTGAAAGCTATAGTTGAAGAGAGAAGATCAAAGGGAGAGAACTCTGCTGGTAATAAGAAAAGTGATTTCCTTGAAATACTACTATCAGCAAATAGCCTGTCCGAGGATGAAAGGGTGAGCTTTGTACTGGACTCTTTGTTGGGTGGGTATGAAACCACCTCCCTCCTCATGGCATTGGCAGTTCTCTTCTTGGGTCAATCACCAGCTGCTCTACAACAACTGAGG tcAGAGCATGAAAGTATAAGAAAtgtgaaaggaaaagaagagtacTTGAACTGGGATGACTATAAGAAAATGGAGTTTACTCAACAT GTCATTAATGAAGCTCTCAGATGTGGGAACATAGTCAAGTTTGTGCACCGAAAGGCCCTCAAGGATGTCAGATTTAAAG ATTATTCAATTCCATGTGGATGGAAGGTCCTCCCAGTTTTCAGTGCT AATCAGAGCCAGAGCACATGCAAGATTTTTACTCCATTTGGAGGAGGACCTAGATTCTGCCCAGGCTCTGAACTTGCCAAAGTAGAAACTGCATTCTTCCTTCACCATCTTGTACTCAATTTCAG GTGGACCACTGAAGGCGTTGACCAGCCCATGGCCTATCCGTACGTTGAATTTCATAGAGGAATGCCGCTAAAGGTTGACCGGTTGGGTTGA
- the LOC131257872 gene encoding cytochrome P450 724B1-like isoform X5, which translates to MDGWFWSSAIVAFVGLIGLLLYLIISHFMPLYLKLGVAPKGSFGWPLVGETLSFLSPHASNTLGSFLQDHCNRYGKVFKSHLFCSPTVVSCDQELNNFILQNEEKLFQCSYPKPIHGILGTSSMLVVVGDTHKRLRSLALTLVSTTKSKPEYLNDIERIAIQIMDAWKDKKEVIFCEEARKARARISSTVKAIVEERRSKGENSAGNKKSDFLEILLSANSLSEDERVSFVLDSLLGGYETTSLLMALAVLFLGQSPAALQQLRSEHESIRNVKGKEEYLNWDDYKKMEFTQHVINEALRCGNIVKFVHRKALKDVRFKDYSIPCGWKVLPVFSAVHLDTSLHGSVLDFHPWRWENQSQSTCKIFTPFGGGPRFCPGSELAKVETAFFLHHLVLNFRWTTEGVDQPMAYPYVEFHRGMPLKVDRLG; encoded by the exons atggatggatggttttggtCTAGTGCCATAGTGGCCTTTGTGGGGTTGATAGGTTTGCTTTTGTATTTGATTATATCCCACTTCATGCCTTTGTATTTGAAGCTTGGGGTTGCTCCAAAGGGAAGCTTTGGGTGGCCTTTGGTTGGTGAAACCTTGAGTTTTCTAAGCCCACATGCTTCAAACACTCTTGGAAGTTTTCTCCAGGACCATTGCAATAG GTATGGTAAAGTGTTCAAATCTCATCTGTTCTGTTCCCCCACTGTTGTCTCATGTGACCAGGAGCTGAACAATTTCATACTCCAAAATGAAGAGAAGCTATTCCAATGCAGCTATCCAAAGCCCATCCATGGGATATTAGGAACATCCTCCATGCTTGTAGTCGTTGGAGACACACACAAGAGGCTGAGGAGCTTGGCACTGACACTAGTCAGCACCACAAAATCAAAGCCTGAGTACCTCAATGATATAGAAAGAATAGCAATCCAGATCATGGATGCATGGAAAGACAAAAAAGAAGTTATCTTCTGTGAAGAAGCTAGAaag GCTAGAGCAAGAATATCTTCCACAGTGAAAGCTATAGTTGAAGAGAGAAGATCAAAGGGAGAGAACTCTGCTGGTAATAAGAAAAGTGATTTCCTTGAAATACTACTATCAGCAAATAGCCTGTCCGAGGATGAAAGGGTGAGCTTTGTACTGGACTCTTTGTTGGGTGGGTATGAAACCACCTCCCTCCTCATGGCATTGGCAGTTCTCTTCTTGGGTCAATCACCAGCTGCTCTACAACAACTGAGG tcAGAGCATGAAAGTATAAGAAAtgtgaaaggaaaagaagagtacTTGAACTGGGATGACTATAAGAAAATGGAGTTTACTCAACAT GTCATTAATGAAGCTCTCAGATGTGGGAACATAGTCAAGTTTGTGCACCGAAAGGCCCTCAAGGATGTCAGATTTAAAG ATTATTCAATTCCATGTGGATGGAAGGTCCTCCCAGTTTTCAGTGCTGTACATCTAGACACATCTCTCCATGGAAGTGTCCTTGACTTCCATCCTTGGAGATGGGAG AATCAGAGCCAGAGCACATGCAAGATTTTTACTCCATTTGGAGGAGGACCTAGATTCTGCCCAGGCTCTGAACTTGCCAAAGTAGAAACTGCATTCTTCCTTCACCATCTTGTACTCAATTTCAG GTGGACCACTGAAGGCGTTGACCAGCCCATGGCCTATCCGTACGTTGAATTTCATAGAGGAATGCCGCTAAAGGTTGACCGGTTGGGTTGA
- the LOC131257872 gene encoding cytochrome P450 724B1-like isoform X3 gives MDGWFWSSAIVAFVGLIGLLLYLIISHFMPLYLKLGVAPKGSFGWPLVGETLSFLSPHASNTLGSFLQDHCNRYGKVFKSHLFCSPTVVSCDQELNNFILQNEEKLFQCSYPKPIHGILGTSSMLVVVGDTHKRLRSLALTLVSTTKSKPEYLNDIERIAIQIMDAWKDKKEVIFCEEARKFTFNVIVKQVLGLTPEEPQTSKILEDFLTFMKGLISFPLYIPGTPYARAVQARARISSTVKAIVEERRSKGENSAGNKKSDFLEILLSANSLSEDERVSFVLDSLLGGYETTSLLMALAVLFLGQSPAALQQLRVINEALRCGNIVKFVHRKALKDVRFKDYSIPCGWKVLPVFSAVHLDTSLHGSVLDFHPWRWENQSQSTCKIFTPFGGGPRFCPGSELAKVETAFFLHHLVLNFRWTTEGVDQPMAYPYVEFHRGMPLKVDRLG, from the exons atggatggatggttttggtCTAGTGCCATAGTGGCCTTTGTGGGGTTGATAGGTTTGCTTTTGTATTTGATTATATCCCACTTCATGCCTTTGTATTTGAAGCTTGGGGTTGCTCCAAAGGGAAGCTTTGGGTGGCCTTTGGTTGGTGAAACCTTGAGTTTTCTAAGCCCACATGCTTCAAACACTCTTGGAAGTTTTCTCCAGGACCATTGCAATAG GTATGGTAAAGTGTTCAAATCTCATCTGTTCTGTTCCCCCACTGTTGTCTCATGTGACCAGGAGCTGAACAATTTCATACTCCAAAATGAAGAGAAGCTATTCCAATGCAGCTATCCAAAGCCCATCCATGGGATATTAGGAACATCCTCCATGCTTGTAGTCGTTGGAGACACACACAAGAGGCTGAGGAGCTTGGCACTGACACTAGTCAGCACCACAAAATCAAAGCCTGAGTACCTCAATGATATAGAAAGAATAGCAATCCAGATCATGGATGCATGGAAAGACAAAAAAGAAGTTATCTTCTGTGAAGAAGCTAGAaag TTCACGTTCAATGTGATAGTAAAACAAGTTCTTGGGTTGACACCAGAAGAGCCTCAAACTTCAAAAATACTGGAAGATTTCCTCACTTTCATGAAAGGACTCATCTCCTTTCCACTATATATTCCAGGCACTCCATATGCAAGAGCTGTTCAG GCTAGAGCAAGAATATCTTCCACAGTGAAAGCTATAGTTGAAGAGAGAAGATCAAAGGGAGAGAACTCTGCTGGTAATAAGAAAAGTGATTTCCTTGAAATACTACTATCAGCAAATAGCCTGTCCGAGGATGAAAGGGTGAGCTTTGTACTGGACTCTTTGTTGGGTGGGTATGAAACCACCTCCCTCCTCATGGCATTGGCAGTTCTCTTCTTGGGTCAATCACCAGCTGCTCTACAACAACTGAGG GTCATTAATGAAGCTCTCAGATGTGGGAACATAGTCAAGTTTGTGCACCGAAAGGCCCTCAAGGATGTCAGATTTAAAG ATTATTCAATTCCATGTGGATGGAAGGTCCTCCCAGTTTTCAGTGCTGTACATCTAGACACATCTCTCCATGGAAGTGTCCTTGACTTCCATCCTTGGAGATGGGAG AATCAGAGCCAGAGCACATGCAAGATTTTTACTCCATTTGGAGGAGGACCTAGATTCTGCCCAGGCTCTGAACTTGCCAAAGTAGAAACTGCATTCTTCCTTCACCATCTTGTACTCAATTTCAG GTGGACCACTGAAGGCGTTGACCAGCCCATGGCCTATCCGTACGTTGAATTTCATAGAGGAATGCCGCTAAAGGTTGACCGGTTGGGTTGA
- the LOC131257870 gene encoding subtilisin-like protease SBT5.3, giving the protein MSFNRNLIWGFLIFGFCLIIDVFLFFSFLSFFFFFFFSFLQSYVVYLGAHAHASDPTSADYERVTDSHYNLLGSVLGSKEKAQDAIFYSYKRSINGFAANLEEEEANAISKHPDVVSVFLNKGRKLHTTRSWQFLGLERDGRVPHESLWQRARFGEDTIIGNLDTGVWPESESFNDEGLGPIPSKWKGVCQNNTQDRVQCNRKLIGARYFKNGYKASVGPLNASFSTARDMDGHGTHTLSTAGGRFVPGANIFSYANGTAKGGSPKARVAAYKVCWPPVNGSECLDADIMAAFDAAIHDGVDVLSLSLGGDPADYFEDGIAIGSFHAVMNGITVVCSAGNSGPTPFSVSNVAPWILTVAASTLDREFPSYVKLGNNKQYKGQSLSSDYLPEKLYPLITSSDAKAANASDETSQLCMVGDLDPEKVKGKIVICLRGINARVEKGEAVREAGGVGMILANDEESGNEILSDAHFLPATHITYTDGYQVYSYINSTKSPVAYITQPKTDLGTKPAPFMAAFSSQGPNPVTPEILKPDITAPGVSILAAYSQAISPTGIDSDHRRVLFNVDSGTSMSCPHISGVVGLLKTLHPDWTPSAIRSAIMTSARSRDNDIEPITDASFVKATPFNYGSGHVRPNRAMDPGLIYDLTINDYLNFLCALGYNSTMIWAFADYKCPSKNASLLDFNYPSITHPSLTSPTTITRTVRNVGPPSTYTVRVDPPAGVFVTVEPKSLKFEKTGEEKTFKVTLALKYLKISNYSFGRLIWSDGVHYVRSPISVSSASGQTSGY; this is encoded by the exons ATGAGTTTCAATAGGAATCTGATCTGGGGTTttcttatttttggattttgCTTGATCAttgatgtttttcttttcttttcctttctctccttttttttttttttctttttttcttttttgcagtcTTATGTGGTATACTTGGGTGCCCATGCTCATGCTTCCGATCCTACTTCAGCCGATTACGAAAGAGTTACAGACTCTCATTATAATTTGTTGGGATCAGTTTTAGGAAG TAAGGAAAAGGCTCAAGACGCAATTTTTTACTCATATAAGAGATCCATTAATGGTTTTGCTGCCAATCTCGAAGAGGAAGAAGCAAATGCGATCTCAA AACATCCCGATGTCGTATCAGTTTTCTTGAATAAGGGAAGGAAATTACACACTACTCGATCGTGGCAATTTCTGGGACTTGAGAGAGATGGTAGAGTTCCTCACGAATCGCTCTGGCAAAGAGCGAGATTTGGTGAAGATACGATAATCGGCAATCTCGACACCG GTGTGTGGCCAGAGTCAGAAAGCTTCAACGATGAAGGACTGGGGCCCATCCCCTCCAAGTGGAAAGGAGTCTGTCAGAATAACACCCAAGATAGAGTGCAATGCAACAG GAAGTTGATTGGAGCTAGATACTTCAAAAATGGGTATAAAGCCTCTGTGGGCCCACTCAATGCCTCATTCTCCACCGCACGTGATATGGACGGCCATGGGACCCACACGCTTTCAACCGCCGGCGGCCGCTTTGTTCCCGGAGCGAACATCTTCAGCTACGCCAATGGAACAGCTAAGGGTGGGTCACCCAAAGCTCGGGTGGCCGCTTACAAGGTATGCTGGCCGCCCGTCAACGGCAGCGAGTGCTTGGACGCTGATATAATGGCAGCATTCGATGCGGCAATCCACGACGGCGTCGATGTGCTGTCCCTCTCGCTGGGTGGCGATCCCGCCGACTATTTTGAAGATGGTATAGCGATCGGGTCATTCCATGCTGTGATGAACGGGATCACCGTCGTTTGCTCGGCGGGGAACTCTGGGCCCACACCATTTTCAGTGTCGAATGTAGCGCCGTGGATTTTGACGGTTGCAGCAAGCACTCTCGACAGGGAATTTCCGTCGTATGTTAAGCTTGGGAATAACAAGCAATACAAG GGGCAAAGCCTTTCATCAGATTATCTACCAGAGAAGCTCTATCCTCTCATCACTTCTTCGGATGCTAAGGCTGCCAATGCTTCTGATGAAACCTC TCAGCTTTGTATGGTAGGAGATCTTGATCCTGAGAAGGTGAAAGGGAAGATCGTGATTTGCCTCCGTGGCATCAATGCACGTGTGGAGAAGGGTGAGGCCGTCCGCGAGGCTGGTGGAGTCGGGATGATCCTGGCCAATGATGAGGAGAGCGGCAATGAGATCCTCTCCGACGCCCATTTTCTCCCAGCCACACACATCACTTATACGGACGGTTATCAAGTTTACTCCTACATCAACTCTACAAA GTCTCCCGTGGCATACATCACACAACCGAAGACTGATTTGGGCACGAAACCAGCACCGTTCATGGCGGCATTCTCATCCCAAGGACCGAATCCGGTCACGCCAGAAATCCTTAAG CCTGATATTACTGCTCCAGGAGTGAGTATTCTTGCAGCCTATAGCCAAGCAATTAGCCCTACCGGCATCGATTCGGATCACCGTCGTGTTCTCTTCAACGTTGATTCTGGGACGTCCATGTCATGCCCCCACATTTCTGGCGTTGTGGGCCTTCTCAAAACACTCCACCCTGACTGGACCCCATCAGCCATCCGATCTGCCATCATGACCTCAG CGAGAAGCCGAGACAATGATATAGAGCCGATAACCGATGCATCCTTTGTAAAGGCCACACCTTTCAACTACGGCTCCGGCCATGTCCGCCCCAACCGGGCTATGGACCCCGGCCTAATATACGACTTGACCATcaacgactacctaaatttcTTGTGTGCCCTTGGCTACAACTCGACCATGATATGGGCATTTGCCGATTACAAGTGCCCATCTAAGAACGCGAGCCTCTTGGACTTCAACTACCCATCGATCACCCACCCATCATTAACAAGCCCAACCACCATCACTCGAACGGTCAGGAACGTTGGTCCCCCAAGCACATACACAGTCCGTGTTGATCCACCCGCCGGAGTATTTGTGACAGTCGAGCCCAAGAGCTTGAAGTTTGAGAAGACGGGCGAGGAGAAGACGTTTAAGGTGACGTTAGCGCTTAAGTACCTCAAGATTTCTAATTATTCATTTGGGAGGCTGATATGGTCTGATGGGGTGCACTATGTTCGGAGTCCCATTAGCGTGTCTTCGGCGTCTGGCCAAACCTCAGGTTATTAG